From Pseudomonas saponiphila, a single genomic window includes:
- a CDS encoding sel1 repeat family protein, translated as MAIALLLTSSMHALAAEEELTSQEKVGIGLMHALKNEKKEAWAYLLPEAKDGNVDAMFHLGQLLIKSPEYEGHLKKAAQFFEAAAKRGHKGAAAMLENVRRQLAVQEGGSVPTIGGKSALPTPEDRAAAERFYREYQQRNARFNSLDGDTEPKVVVNVFVSGELDFADQVASMEPVIKGRYPEAVGFKYFMVLDQRTWKPGKNSPPDKEPKNLIGFEPDWNGESAVKMGVRRTPSIVLTTTDGKKIAVTGPNLLNTELARIME; from the coding sequence TTGGCGATCGCGTTGCTGCTAACTAGCAGCATGCATGCCCTGGCAGCGGAAGAAGAACTGACATCCCAAGAAAAGGTTGGGATTGGCCTCATGCACGCCTTGAAGAATGAAAAGAAAGAGGCATGGGCCTATTTGCTCCCAGAGGCAAAAGACGGGAATGTCGATGCGATGTTTCATCTGGGGCAGTTGCTGATTAAGTCGCCTGAATATGAAGGCCACTTGAAGAAGGCAGCACAGTTCTTTGAGGCCGCCGCAAAACGTGGCCACAAGGGCGCTGCGGCGATGCTTGAAAATGTTCGACGACAACTGGCTGTTCAGGAAGGCGGTTCAGTGCCAACTATCGGGGGCAAATCAGCCCTGCCTACACCGGAAGATCGGGCGGCAGCTGAACGCTTCTACCGGGAATATCAGCAGAGAAATGCGCGGTTCAACAGCTTGGATGGGGACACGGAACCCAAAGTCGTTGTGAACGTGTTCGTAAGTGGCGAACTCGATTTCGCTGACCAGGTTGCCAGCATGGAGCCAGTCATCAAAGGCCGATACCCAGAAGCAGTCGGCTTCAAGTATTTCATGGTGCTTGACCAGCGGACGTGGAAGCCCGGCAAGAACAGTCCACCAGATAAAGAACCTAAGAATCTCATCGGATTCGAGCCCGACTGGAATGGCGAAAGTGCGGTGAAGATGGGCGTCAGAAGGACGCCATCCATCGTACTCACGACGACCGACGGAAAGAAAATTGCGGTAACTGGACCCAATCTGCTGAACACAGAGCTTGCGAGGATTATGGAATGA
- a CDS encoding transglycosylase SLT domain-containing protein, which produces MRLITGLLLGAFCQAAIASVYDPIIDRQARNHGVDPYVLRAIAQQESNKKPWTFNADGEGFHFESKAKAVNALWSLTKAPWLVKISPPEGGRVIRRFFPSRASATAFLNSYQRGRKVMSKSMLAVRQDTGKEVRRGEARIRRIWLLNTDIGIAQINYRYHGQGKASIQKWFDPSFNLGYAARHIANLKRQYHVGDVEAAGYYHSKTPSVRNKYLSSFKRKYEKERNSALGDRVAAN; this is translated from the coding sequence GTGAGGTTGATTACTGGTCTTCTGCTGGGTGCCTTCTGTCAGGCCGCAATTGCGTCTGTCTACGATCCGATCATCGATCGGCAAGCCCGTAATCATGGCGTCGACCCGTACGTTCTTCGCGCTATTGCCCAGCAAGAGTCGAACAAGAAGCCATGGACCTTCAATGCCGACGGCGAAGGCTTCCACTTCGAGAGCAAAGCAAAAGCAGTAAACGCCCTATGGAGTCTCACCAAGGCCCCGTGGCTGGTGAAGATCAGCCCTCCTGAAGGTGGCCGTGTTATTCGGCGATTCTTCCCGAGCAGGGCCAGCGCCACCGCGTTCCTTAATTCGTACCAGCGCGGCAGAAAGGTGATGAGCAAATCGATGCTCGCAGTCCGCCAGGACACAGGGAAGGAGGTTCGCCGCGGGGAAGCGCGCATCCGTCGGATCTGGCTACTGAATACAGACATTGGAATTGCGCAGATCAACTACCGCTATCACGGCCAAGGTAAGGCCTCGATCCAGAAATGGTTCGATCCGTCATTCAACCTTGGCTATGCGGCTAGGCACATCGCGAACCTGAAAAGGCAGTATCACGTTGGCGACGTAGAGGCTGCCGGCTATTACCACAGCAAAACTCCATCAGTCAGAAACAAATACCTCTCCAGCTTCAAGAGAAAGTATGAAAAGGAACGAAATTCAGCACTTGGCGATCGCGTTGCTGCTAACTAG